Part of the Sulfobacillus acidophilus DSM 10332 genome, TCACATGGCGAAAATGTCGGCGCCGGGCGTTTCCGCCAACCAAATTGACGATCGGTTCCACGCCGCGTGTCAAAGCATGAAACGCCCAATTGACCGGCCACCGTATATTCCCGGTCCTCCGGGGTGAGCGACCGGGCGGTGGCTTCGAGCGCTTCCGCGACCGCCAATCCGCCCTCGGCCGCCCATTGACGCTGTTCTTCGTCCAAAAGGCACCGAAGCGGCAGAAGTTCCCTCTCGACCGCCGTATCCGGCACAAAGTCCGGCGGTGGTACCGGTCGCGTCCCATACCAGGCATGGATGCGTATCGGCCACGCATCGGCTCCTTCTTCCAGCCGTATCCGCTCCCCTTCAATATTGTCCACATACAAGACGGCGTCTTCCGGCCGTCAACGCCAAGGCGGCGACGCCGGTTCCCGTCGCCCAATTGACATGAAACCGGCCGCCAAAGACCCAGGCCAACGTAGGTTCCTGCGTAATCCATAATCCCGTCCACCCTTGCCGACGAATAAGCGCCTGTAGACGTGCTAAACGGCTTTCCCTCATGCACCCGCTTCCTTAACCCAAACATGCCGAGGGTCTTCATGAGGCGTTAGGACACGATCGCCCTCCCCCGCCATAATCCATAAGTAATATAGGCGGTACCCGGCGCCGGCCACCACCGGATGATATCCGTCCGGAATCATAAAGGTATCGCCGTCGCGCACGAGATAGGCCTCGGCGGTCATCGGCTCATAGCGGTAGTGCAGCTGAGTCCCGAATCCTTGGACCGGCGAAAGCCGGAAATGGTAGAGCTCTTCCATGTCCGCTTCAATTCCGGGTTCATAGGTGTCGTGTTTGTGCGGCGGATAGCCGGACCAATTACCGGCATCATTAATCGTCTCGCCTACCACAATCCGTTGGACTCGGCCTTCACCATTTTGGACAATGATGTCCTGTACGGTGCGCACCCAGTTATCGCGGCCCACCCGCCGTGGTTTGACCTCGTCGGGGGTCACGATAAACGGATCAAAGGCGCCCGTGGCCGGGCTTCCGGCCAGTGCCGCTTCCAGCGTGGCGTCACCGATGTTTCGTATGTGAAAATCCCGATGTGGCGGCAAATAGACCGCGGTCGCACGGTCTTTAAAAACGTTTTTGCGCTGCCCGGTAAAGGCGTGTTCATCGACGGTGACTTCCATACGACCGCTCAACAATACCACGACTTGTTCAAAATCGCCGGTCTCTCCGGTATAGGCTTCGCCAGGCGCTAATTTCACCAATCCCAACGTCAAGTATTGCAAGACCCCGTTATCCGGTCCGACGACCGAGTGATATCCGTGATAATCTTGGGCCGTTATATGAAGCATTTCCCATCAGCTCCCTATCGTTTGATTTAGCGTGTGGCCAATGGCCGACTCCGGCGAGGTGCGTAGATCGTCGGAGGCCGCCTGAACCGCCGCGTCTAAGAGATCGCGCGCGGCTTCTCCTAGCGGCCAGGCGGCAAAGGGATTATCCGTCCCTTGGGTTTCCAGCC contains:
- a CDS encoding 5-deoxyglucuronate isomerase (PFAM: KduI/IolB family~COGs: COG3718 Uncharacterized protein involved in inositol metabolism~InterPro IPR010669~KEGG: aac:Aaci_1576 myo-inositol catabolism IolB domain protein~SPTR: Myo-inositol catabolism IolB domain protein), with amino-acid sequence MLHITAQDYHGYHSVVGPDNGVLQYLTLGLVKLAPGEAYTGETGDFEQVVVLLSGRMEVTVDEHAFTGQRKNVFKDRATAVYLPPHRDFHIRNIGDATLEAALAGSPATGAFDPFIVTPDEVKPRRVGRDNWVRTVQDIIVQNGEGRVQRIVVGETINDAGNWSGYPPHKHDTYEPGIEADMEELYHFRLSPVQGFGTQLHYRYEPMTAEAYLVRDGDTFMIPDGYHPVVAGAGYRLYYLWIMAGEGDRVLTPHEDPRHVWVKEAGA